Proteins encoded within one genomic window of Oryza brachyantha chromosome 7, ObraRS2, whole genome shotgun sequence:
- the LOC102719602 gene encoding putative UDP-rhamnose:rhamnosyltransferase 1 isoform X1 — protein sequence MDAAAAAARQRQQLHVVVFPWLAFGHLIPFLELAKRLAARGHAAVTYVSTPRNVSRLAPDVPPELSATLRLVTLPLPRVAGLPEGAESTTDVPHDKGELLRAAFDGLAAPFAAFLADACAAGAEDAAGFDRKPDWIVVDFPHHWVPPIAHKYEIPCAIFLSFSASMLAFHGEKSRAANAAGDKKHLGKKVEHLMAPAPRTSGYLPSDLAYRRHEAKYVASAFQPDDSGVSAAERTNQLHRRCPLSFYRSCPEAEGPPCQLLADIYGPRFLPTGLLAPTAGSNGGGEAAADLMRWLDAQPERSVLYAALGTEAPVTTDNVRELARGLELSGQRFLWALRVRGTGGDDAAATPPAARDGLLPDGFERRVAGRGVVCAGWVPQLRVLAHTAVGAFLTHCGWGSTVESLQFGHPLVMLPFVGDQGIVAQAMAAKGVGAEVARNYDDASFRGEDVAAAVRRVMVGEEGKVFDRKAKELRAAVLDEERQGHYIDVIAEHLRGYKYGGGD from the exons atggacgccgccgccgccgccgcccggcagcggcagcagctcCACGTGGTGGTGTTCCCGTGGCTGGCGTTCGGCCACCTCATCCCGTTCCTCGAGCTCGCCAagcggctggcggcgcggggccacgccgccgtcacctACGTCTCCACGCCGCGGAACGTCTCGCGCCTGGCCCCCGACGTCCCGCCGGAGCTGTCCGCGACGCTCCGCCTCGTCACGCTCCCGCTgccgcgcgtcgccggccTGCCCGAGGGCGCCGAGTCCACCACCGACGTGCCGCACGACAAGGGCGAGCTCCTCAGGGCGGCGTTCGacggcctcgccgcgcccttcgccgccttcctcgccgacgcctgcgccgccggagccgaggACGCCGCCGGGTTTGACAGGAAGCCCGACTGGATCGTCGTGGACTTCCCTCACCACTGGGTCCCACCCATCGCCCATAAGTATGAG ATTCCATGCGCCATTTTCCTCTCATTCTCGGCGTCCATGCTGGCCTTCCATGGCGAGAAGTCGCGAGCCGccaacgccgccggcgacaagAAACACCTCGGCAAGAAGGTCGAGCACTTGATGGCTCCGGCGCCGAGGACGTCCGGCTACCTCCCCTCCGACCTCGCCTACCGTCGCCACGAGGCCAAGTACGTCGCCTCCGCGTTCCAGCCTGACGACTCCGgcgtctccgccgccgagcgcaCGAATCAGCTGCACCGGCGCTGCCCTCTCAGCTTCTACCGCAGCTGCCCGGAGGCCGAGGGCCCGCCCTGCCAGCTCCTCGCCGACATCTACGGCCCCCGCTTCCTCCCCACTGGCCTCCTCGCGCCCACCGCCGGAtcaaacggcggcggcgaggccgccgccgacctgaTGCGCTGGCTGGACGCGCAGCCCGAGAGGTCCGTGCTCTACGCCGCGCTGGGGACGGAGGCGCCGGTGACCACGGACAACGTGCGGGAGCTCGCCCGCGGGCTGGAGCTCTCCGGGCAGCGGTTCCTCTGGGCGCTCCGCGTGCggggcaccggcggcgacgacgcagcagcgactccgccggcggcgagagacGGGCTCCTGCCGGACGGGTTCGAGCGGCGGGTCGCCGGGCGCGGCGTGGTGTGCGCCGGGTGGGTGCCGCAGCTGCGCGTGCTGGCGCACACGGCGGTGGGCGCGTTCCTGACGCACTGCGGGTGGGGCTCCACCGTGGAGAGCCTCCAGTTCGGTCACCCGCTGGTGATGCTGCCGTTCGTCGGCGACCAGGGCATCGTCGCGCAGGCCATGGCGGCGAAGGGGGTCGGCGCCGAGGTGGCGAGGAACTACGACGACGCGTCGTTCCGCGGCGAGgacgttgcggcggcggtgcggcgggtgatggtgggggaggaggggaaggtgTTCGACCGAAAGGCGAAGGAGCTGCGAGCGGCCGTCTTGGACGAGGAGCGCCAAGGGCACTACATCGACGTGATCGCCGAGCACCTACGGGGCTACAAGTATGGTGGTGGCGACTGA